Within Metabacillus sp. KUDC1714, the genomic segment CAATTCCACTATTAATCTTGTATCCATTTGTCCAAAAGTACTTTGTTAAGGGAGTAATGATTGGTGGAATCAAAGGTTAATAAATTAGCAAGTTCTTTTATAGGGTGAGATGGTCAAATCTTTTACTCACCTGAACATTGAATACTAGACTTTGAGGGGGAAAATGAAATGATTAGATCTATGAAAAGAAGTATGGAAAGAAATAAGAAAAAGAAAACATCAGCAATTTTAGCCATCGGTTTAAGTACTGCACTTGCATTAACAGGTTGTTCAAGCAATGACACAAGCAGTAAGGTGAACGAAGAAGCAGCTAAATTTAATGAAACAGGGTTACCTATTGTTGAAAAAGAGGTGACATTAAATTTTGTTTCTCCCAAGGCAGCGTTAGCTCCTGATTACTCTGAAATGGTTATTTTTGATAGACTCCAAGAAGCAACAAATGTGAAAATAAAGTGGAATAATATCCCTGCAGATGGATACCAAGAAAAGAAAAATCTATTACTAGCAAGTGGTGATTTACCAGATGCCTTTTATGCTTCTGGCTTTACAGACAAAGATCTCATGCAGCATGGACAAAACGGAACCATTATTCCTTTAGAAGATTTGATCGATAAATATGCACCAAATTTAAAGAAATTATTTGAAGAAAGACCAGAATTAAAACAAATGGTAACAGCACCAGACGGGCATATCTATTCATTACCTCGTGCTGAAGAGATGGATTTGGTCGGTATGCCAAATATCATGTATATTAACCAAACATGGTTAGATAAACTAGGTCTTGAAATGCCGACAACATTGGAAGAATATCATGATGTGCTAAAAGCTTTCAAAGAGAAGGATCCAAATGGAAATGGTAAGCAAGATGAAATTGGTTTAACGTTTTGGTTTAATGGCTGGTGTGGAAATGAAGGAGATTTGATCGGTTTATTTGGTCTTCCTGATTCACCATTTGAAGCTGATCACCGCGTTGTACGAGATGGTAAGGTGATTTATGCTGCTACACAACCAGAATACAAAGAAGCAATTGCTTATTATCATAATTGGGTGAAAGAAGGATTAATTGATCCTGAGGTTGTTACACAAGATACAGCACAATTATTTGCAAAAGGGAAAACAGAAGATCCTTCATTAGGCTCATTTATTTGGTGGGAAAATACAGAGGTAGTTGGCCCAGATCGAGTTAAAGATTATGCCGTATTACCACCATTAAAAGGAAAAGATGGAGAAATAAGAGTTGGACGTTCTAATCATTCAGAGTATGGAAGAGATGCTTTTGTTATCACATCAGCAAACAGCAATCCAGAAATTACAATGCGTTGGGTCGATGAATTATATGAACCGAAAATGTCTGCTCAAATTAACTGGGGGCCTATTGGAGAAATCTATGAAGAAGATGAGAATGGTATGTTAGTTAACAAAGAATTACCAGAAGGTGTGGCAATGGGGGAATTTAGACAAAAGGTAGCTCCAGGTGGACCATTCGTCGTATTAAAGGAACATTTTGACTCGGTTGTAGATATGGAGCCAAGAGCAAAAGAACGTCTAGAAATTCTTGAGGAATACTATAGACCACATATGGTAGAGGAAAATTATCCACAAATCTTCTTTAGTAACGAAGAGCTTGAAAAGATTAACACAATTGAACCTGAAATTAAGGAATTTGTAAAGCAGAAGGAAGCTCAATGGTTAATTGAAGGTGGAATTGAAGAAGAGTGGGATGATTATGTTGCTCAATTAGAAGATATGGGCTTAAATGAATTGATGGAAATTTATCAAACAGGGTTAGACCGCTTTAACGAAGAGTTATGATTTGTATTTTCAGAGGCCAGATGTTTCTTGTTATCTGGCCTTTGAAATGTTACTAATAAGCACTTAGGTAGAAAGGAAGTAAAATCTATGAACAACATTGAGATTAAGCAAAAATATTATACAGAACGATATCGTCCACAGTTTCACTTTTCACCTGAAGCTAACTGGATGAATGACCCAAATGGAATGGTGTATTATGACGGAGAATATCACTTGTTTTATCAATACCATCCAAATGGAACTACATGGGGGCCGATGCACTGGGGTCATGCGGTGAGCAAGGATCTTGTTCATTGGGAACACTTGCCTATTGCACTTAAACCCGATGAGAATGGGACTATTTTTTCTGGAAGTGCAGTTGTAGATTGGAATGATACATCTGGATTTTTCAATGGGAAGTCAGGATTAGTAGCAATCTTTACTCATGCTGATCTATACCCTGAGTCAGAACGTCCAAGACAAAGACAAAGTATTGCCTATAGTCAAGATAATGGTCGTACATGGATGAAATATGAAGGAAATCCTGTTCTAGTAGATGAAACAATTACTGATTTTAGAGATCCGAAAGTGTTCTGGCATAAAGAAACAAATCAATGGGTTATGATATTAGCTTCAGGTCAGTCAGTTAGATTATATACATCAGAAGATTTAAAAACGTGGGATTTTGCTAGTGAGTTTGGTGATGGTCATGGTTCACATGAGGGTGTTTGGGAGTGTCCAGACCTTTTTGAGTTAGAGATTGATGGCGATCAAAATAACAAAAAATGGGTGTTATTTTTAAGTATTGGTGATGATCCAACATATGAAGAAGGATCAAGAACGCAATATTTTATTGGTGACTTTGATGGAAAGACATTTACAAATATTCATTCACCTGAGACGATTCTCTGGATTGACCGAGGCCGAGATAATTATGCAGGAGTCAGCTGGTCAGATGTTCCAAATGAAGATGGGAGAAGAATTTATGTTGGTTGGATGAGTAATTGGAGATATGCAAATGTAACCCCAACAAAAGAGTGGCGCAGTGCGATGACGATTCCAAGAGTTCTTTCATTAAAAACACTAGAAGATGGAGTGTGCTTAGTACAAACTCCTGTAAAAGAATTACAAACAATTCGCGAAAATCCTATCACGATTACAAATAAAACAATCAGACCAAATGACAATCTTCTATCAGATATAAAGGGCAATGCTTTTGAAATAGTTGTAGAGTTTGAACTAGGAGGAGCAGATGAATTTGGGTTCAAAGTGTGTAAATCAGATAGTGCTGAAACAATTATTGGATATCATGTAGAACAGAAAAAGCTATTTTTGGATCGT encodes:
- a CDS encoding ABC transporter substrate-binding protein encodes the protein MERNKKKKTSAILAIGLSTALALTGCSSNDTSSKVNEEAAKFNETGLPIVEKEVTLNFVSPKAALAPDYSEMVIFDRLQEATNVKIKWNNIPADGYQEKKNLLLASGDLPDAFYASGFTDKDLMQHGQNGTIIPLEDLIDKYAPNLKKLFEERPELKQMVTAPDGHIYSLPRAEEMDLVGMPNIMYINQTWLDKLGLEMPTTLEEYHDVLKAFKEKDPNGNGKQDEIGLTFWFNGWCGNEGDLIGLFGLPDSPFEADHRVVRDGKVIYAATQPEYKEAIAYYHNWVKEGLIDPEVVTQDTAQLFAKGKTEDPSLGSFIWWENTEVVGPDRVKDYAVLPPLKGKDGEIRVGRSNHSEYGRDAFVITSANSNPEITMRWVDELYEPKMSAQINWGPIGEIYEEDENGMLVNKELPEGVAMGEFRQKVAPGGPFVVLKEHFDSVVDMEPRAKERLEILEEYYRPHMVEENYPQIFFSNEELEKINTIEPEIKEFVKQKEAQWLIEGGIEEEWDDYVAQLEDMGLNELMEIYQTGLDRFNEEL
- a CDS encoding glycoside hydrolase family 32 protein: MNNIEIKQKYYTERYRPQFHFSPEANWMNDPNGMVYYDGEYHLFYQYHPNGTTWGPMHWGHAVSKDLVHWEHLPIALKPDENGTIFSGSAVVDWNDTSGFFNGKSGLVAIFTHADLYPESERPRQRQSIAYSQDNGRTWMKYEGNPVLVDETITDFRDPKVFWHKETNQWVMILASGQSVRLYTSEDLKTWDFASEFGDGHGSHEGVWECPDLFELEIDGDQNNKKWVLFLSIGDDPTYEEGSRTQYFIGDFDGKTFTNIHSPETILWIDRGRDNYAGVSWSDVPNEDGRRIYVGWMSNWRYANVTPTKEWRSAMTIPRVLSLKTLEDGVCLVQTPVKELQTIRENPITITNKTIRPNDNLLSDIKGNAFEIVVEFELGGADEFGFKVCKSDSAETIIGYHVEQKKLFLDRTKSGDSSFNDSFAGIHDGELVPKDNKINLHIFVDWSSVEVFGNDGELVLTDLIFPNENSQDLELYAKGGNVKINSLELYTLRSTWSK